In Oryza brachyantha chromosome 1, ObraRS2, whole genome shotgun sequence, the following are encoded in one genomic region:
- the LOC107304705 gene encoding syntaxin-132-like, whose product MMPGNLESWLLNYLAQGIKLFTRDTGHCRRDTGVTRCCKRYREEAFGVAAVLVEAQGDMINNIETHVSNATDHIQQGVTALQNARKLQKNSRKWMCYAIILLLIIVVIIVVAVIPPWKKGA is encoded by the exons ATGATGCCTGGAAATCTGGAATCATGGTTGTTAAATTATTTAGCACAGGGAATTAAATTATTCACAAGAG ATACTGGACACTGTCGCAGAGATACTGGAGTGACACGATGCTGTAAGAGATATAGAGAGGAAGCTTTTGGAGTTGCAGCAG TGTTGGTTGAGGCTCAAGGAGACATGATCAACAACATAGAGACACAT GTTTCAAATGCTACCGACCATATACAACAAGGTGTCACTGCTCTCCAGAATGCAAGGAAGCTCCAGAAGAACTCACGGAAGTGGATGTGCTACGCCATCATTCTTCTGCTCATCATAGTGGTGATCATCGTTGTTGCTGTTATCCCGCCATGGAAGAAGGGTGCCTGA
- the LOC121056734 gene encoding protein phosphatase 2C 51-like, which yields MKSFVCAEPEVRCLVERTNKEEFLILASDGWDKVSNEVVCKIARNCLNGCAAAMFSDSVPGSSATDAAALLAKLAVARGSMDNISVVVVKLRRLKTRAA from the coding sequence ATGAAGTCGTTCGTGTGTGCAGAGCCCGAGGTGAGGTGCCTGGTAGAGAGGACGAACAAGGAAGAGTTCCTGATCCTAGCAAGCGACGGGTGGGACAAGGTGTCCAACGAGGTGGTGTGCAAGATCGCCCGAAACTGCCTCAACGGCTGCGCGGCGGCCATGTTCTCGGACTCCGTCCCcggaagctcggcgaccgacgcggcggcgctgctcgcTAAGCTCGCCGTCGCACGCGGCAGCATGGACAACAtcagcgtcgtcgtcgtgaaGCTGAGGCGGCTCAAGACCAGGGCCGCCTGA
- the LOC102718892 gene encoding uncharacterized protein LOC102718892, with amino-acid sequence MTLLVPPSRARVMRARRQLDDAAEAALLEDLLIRRMEEGLTAAAAGDGGDGGDAHPPSTCFCDEICDCDVSQRALRYFLRGLMTTVSVVMIAGLLYLRHTTDDPDVHDPGKLAMLIILFLGLMVFGFCFTTENAMQRLPD; translated from the exons atgacgCTCCTGGTGCCCCCGTCGCGAGCCCGGGTGATGCGGGCCCGGCGGCAgctcgacgacgcggcggaggcggctctGCTCGAGGACCTATTGATCCGCCGGATGGAAGAaggcctcaccgccgccgccgccggtgatggcggcgacgggggcgACGCGCATCCGCCTTCCACGTGCTTCTGCGACGAGATCTGCGACTGCGACGTGAGCCAGCGCGCCTTGCGCTACTTCCTCCGG GGACTTATGACTACGGTCAGCGTAGTAATGATTGCCGGGCTACTCTATTTGAGACACACAACCGATGATCCAGATGTTCATGATCCCGGAAAACTGGCAATGCTAATCATTCTCTTTCTCGGTTTAATGGTGTTCGGCTTCTGCTTTACTACAGAAAATGCAATGCAGAGACTACCAGATTGA